Proteins co-encoded in one Arachis hypogaea cultivar Tifrunner chromosome 13, arahy.Tifrunner.gnm2.J5K5, whole genome shotgun sequence genomic window:
- the LOC112737866 gene encoding universal stress protein PHOS32, with protein sequence MQKHKNPLALDSDPQLPQIKIHHPTSPRHHPSSAVSTATPTPTAGARRKIGVAVDLSDESAYAVRWAVQQYIRPGDAVILLHVSPTNVLFGADWGSIDLAINTDPALDDEGITTTASINDSSGGGSGDHNKRKLEDDFDAFTATKAADLAKPLREAQIPFKIHIVKDHDMKERLCLEVERLGLSAVIMGSRGFGAVRRGSDGRLGSVSDYCVHHCICPVVVVRYPEDKDGGLAAGARAGDAVVAKQGGDGKAVIKPVTAVQDHKKEH encoded by the exons atgcagaAGCATAAAAATCCATTGGCACTGGATTCCGACCCACAATTGCCGCAAATTAAAATCCACCATCCGACCTCCCCCCGCCACCACCCCTCCTCCGCCGTATCCACCGCAACCCCAACACCAACCGCCGGCGCACGACGCAAAATTGGCGTAGCCGTGGACCTCTCCGACGAGAGCGCCTACGCCGTCCGCTGGGCTGTCCAGCAATATATCCGTCCCGGTGACGCCGTTATCCTCCTCCACGTCAGCCCCACTAACGTCCTGTTCGGTGCCGACTGGGGCTCCATCGACCTCGCCATCAACACTGACCCAGCTTTAGACGACGAAGGCATTACCACCACCGCTTCCATCAACGACAGTTCTGGCGGCGGCAGTGGCGACCACAACAAGCGCAAGCTCGAAGACGATTTCGATGCGTTCACGGCGACAAAGGCCGCCGATCTCGCTAAGCCTTTGCGTGAGGCACAAATCCCTTTCAAGATCCACATCGTGAAGGACCATGACATGAAGGAGCGCCTCTGCCTCGAGGTCGAGCGCCTCGGTCTCAGTGCCGTCATCATGGGAAGCCGCGGATTCGGTGCCGTGCGTCGCGGCAGCGATGGGCGCCTTGGCAGCGTTAGCGACTATTGCGTGCATCACTGCATTTGCCCCGTTGTTGTTGTCCGCTATCCCGAAGATAAGGACGGCGGCCTCGCGGCTGGTGCTAGAGCTGGGGATGCCGTGGTGGCAAAGCAGGGCGGCGACGGCAAGGCTGTGATCAAGCCTGTGACGGCGGTGCAGGATCATAAAAAAG AGCATTAG